One genomic region from Pseudoduganella dura encodes:
- a CDS encoding DUF2726 domain-containing protein has protein sequence MKYQILIVVVIAALALTGFLLHARERNRRITLGEYQGRDLMTDNELEFFGRLVQALPQYYVFPQVAMTALLEAASRDEARRNTDRLRIAQQRIDYVVCDKRCNVVAVVELDDRTHSRAKDAVRDERLEQAGIRTLRFESRAKPSLREIKAALAEVAGE, from the coding sequence ATGAAGTACCAGATCCTGATCGTCGTAGTGATCGCCGCGCTGGCGCTGACCGGTTTCCTGCTGCACGCCCGCGAGCGCAACCGGCGGATCACGCTGGGGGAATACCAGGGCCGCGACCTGATGACCGATAACGAGCTGGAGTTCTTCGGCCGCCTGGTCCAGGCGCTGCCGCAATACTACGTGTTCCCGCAGGTGGCCATGACGGCGCTGCTCGAAGCGGCGAGCCGCGACGAGGCGCGGCGCAATACCGACCGGCTGCGCATCGCCCAGCAGCGCATCGACTATGTGGTGTGCGACAAGCGCTGCAATGTGGTCGCCGTGGTCGAGCTGGACGACCGGACGCATTCGCGTGCCAAGGACGCGGTGCGGGACGAGCGGCTGGAGCAGGCGGGGATTCGCACGCTGCGGTTCGAATCGCGGGCGAAGCCGTCGCTGCGGGAGATCAAGGCGGCGCTGGCGGAGGTTGCGGGCGAGTAG